A single Haloglycomyces albus DSM 45210 DNA region contains:
- the mtrB gene encoding MtrAB system histidine kinase MtrB: MSEETPLEGEEATGDAAPRPSRRPRSRAHRLCKRLARPVVERFRASLQLRVVTATLAASASLVVIFGFVVAATVTNGLLSDQREVSVQDARDAAVTLADNLSDYTSPRDAALSNAFSTYLTNLLDQTNSATAYTLSTSDGTVAQTRPVEADTTVSPELADSVNGGYMATQYQTLSLDDGETPYLVVGVPIDNLAVEYELYAYYPLTNQNEAVNLLRTSLVVAGGTLVLLLGVIAGLVTRLVVSPVRQAAATAHRLAAGLLHERMAVRGKDDLARLAGSFNLMAANLQTQIRRLETLSVMQRRFTSDVSHELRTPLSTIRMAADLLYAGREDFDEPTRRSTELLATELNRFEDLLSELLEISRFDSGFAQLDTEAVDLEPIVAEVIAGFSALAEECGVEIELDAPSHHVVAEVDVPRFTRIVRNLVGNAIEHAEARPVTVTIRDNDTCVALSVRDRGIGLKPGEAERVFDRFWRADPSRNRKTGGTGLGLAISSEDAKLHNGTLQAVGEPGRGTLFLLTLPLQKGNRAVNSPIALALDDDEGDSDGSR; encoded by the coding sequence ATGAGCGAGGAGACGCCGTTGGAGGGCGAGGAGGCGACCGGCGATGCCGCGCCACGTCCTTCGCGACGCCCTCGCAGCCGGGCTCATCGCCTCTGCAAGCGCCTGGCTCGCCCTGTCGTTGAACGTTTCCGGGCTTCCCTGCAGCTGCGGGTCGTAACGGCCACGTTGGCGGCGTCGGCGTCGTTGGTGGTGATCTTCGGCTTCGTTGTGGCCGCTACGGTGACCAACGGGCTGTTGTCCGATCAGCGTGAGGTGTCGGTGCAGGACGCTCGGGACGCGGCGGTCACGCTTGCGGACAATCTGAGTGATTACACGTCGCCGCGTGACGCGGCTTTGAGCAACGCTTTTTCCACTTATTTGACGAATCTGTTGGATCAGACCAATTCCGCGACTGCTTATACGCTGTCGACCTCGGATGGGACGGTGGCGCAGACGCGTCCGGTGGAGGCCGATACGACGGTGTCGCCGGAGTTGGCCGACAGCGTCAACGGCGGCTACATGGCGACTCAGTATCAGACGTTGAGCTTGGACGATGGTGAGACGCCGTATCTGGTGGTCGGGGTGCCGATCGATAATCTTGCGGTGGAGTACGAGCTGTACGCCTATTATCCGTTGACCAACCAGAACGAGGCGGTCAATCTGCTGCGGACGTCCTTGGTGGTCGCCGGGGGTACGTTGGTGCTTCTTCTGGGCGTCATCGCGGGTTTGGTGACTCGTCTGGTGGTGAGCCCGGTGCGGCAGGCCGCCGCTACCGCGCATCGTCTCGCCGCCGGTTTGCTGCATGAGCGCATGGCGGTGCGGGGTAAGGATGATTTGGCGCGCTTGGCCGGGTCGTTTAATTTGATGGCGGCTAATCTGCAGACTCAGATTCGGCGTTTGGAGACGCTGTCGGTGATGCAGCGGCGGTTTACGTCCGATGTCAGCCATGAGTTGCGGACTCCGTTGTCGACTATCCGTATGGCAGCGGACTTGCTGTATGCGGGTAGGGAGGACTTCGATGAGCCGACGCGGCGTTCGACCGAGTTGTTGGCGACGGAGTTGAATCGTTTTGAGGATCTGCTGTCGGAGCTGTTGGAGATCTCTCGGTTCGATTCGGGTTTCGCGCAGTTGGACACCGAGGCGGTGGATTTGGAGCCGATCGTGGCGGAGGTGATCGCCGGGTTCTCCGCTTTGGCGGAGGAGTGCGGCGTCGAGATCGAGTTGGACGCTCCATCGCACCATGTCGTGGCGGAGGTGGATGTTCCTCGCTTTACTCGGATCGTTCGTAATCTGGTGGGTAACGCGATTGAGCACGCGGAGGCGCGGCCGGTGACGGTGACGATTCGCGACAATGACACCTGTGTGGCGTTGTCGGTGCGTGACCGTGGTATCGGTTTGAAACCGGGGGAGGCCGAGCGGGTCTTTGATCGGTTCTGGAGGGCTGATCCGTCGCGTAATCGTAAGACCGGCGGGACCGGCTTGGGTTTGGCGATCAGTTCGGAGGACGCCAAGTTGCACAACGGTACTTTGCAGGCGGTCGGCGAGCCGGGACGGGGCACGCTGTTTTTGTTGACTTTGCCGTTGCAGAAGGGCAATCGGGCGGTCAACTCCCCGATCGCCTTGGCGTTGGACGATGATGAGGGGGACTCTGATGGTTCACGGTAG
- the mtrA gene encoding MtrAB system response regulator MtrA → MRARVLVVDDDPALAEMLGIILRNDGFSPTFVSDGEEALAAFKEHRPDIVLLDLMLPGMSGLDVAKAIRAESGVPIVMLTAKSDTVDVVLGLESGADDYIVKPFKPKELVARIRARLRRGDDVTPERLEIGRPGLQVTIDVPGHQVMLNEEEVKLTPLEFDLLVTLARKPRQVFTRQVLLQNVWGYNRSADTRLVNVHVQRLRAKIEPDPERPQLIQTVRGVGYKAGLG, encoded by the coding sequence ATGAGAGCACGAGTACTTGTCGTAGACGACGATCCGGCCTTGGCCGAAATGCTGGGGATTATCCTGCGCAACGACGGTTTTTCTCCCACCTTCGTATCCGACGGCGAAGAGGCTTTGGCCGCCTTCAAGGAGCATCGCCCCGATATCGTCCTCCTTGACCTGATGCTGCCCGGCATGAGCGGGCTCGACGTCGCCAAGGCGATTCGCGCCGAATCCGGGGTGCCCATCGTCATGCTGACGGCCAAGTCCGACACCGTGGACGTCGTGCTGGGACTCGAATCCGGGGCCGACGACTACATCGTCAAACCGTTCAAGCCCAAAGAGCTGGTCGCCCGTATCCGTGCGCGTCTGCGCCGAGGTGATGACGTCACTCCGGAACGCCTGGAGATCGGTCGCCCGGGGCTGCAGGTCACCATCGACGTACCGGGTCACCAGGTCATGTTGAACGAAGAAGAGGTCAAGCTGACCCCACTGGAATTCGACCTGCTGGTGACCCTGGCCCGTAAACCCCGTCAGGTGTTCACTCGCCAAGTCCTGCTGCAGAACGTGTGGGGATACAACCGCAGTGCCGATACGCGGTTGGTCAACGTCCACGTGCAGCGCCTCCGCGCCAAGATCGAGCCCGACCCCGAACGACCTCAGCTCATTCAAACCGTGCGAGGGGTTGGGTACAAAGCCGGACTGGGATAG
- a CDS encoding NAD(P)/FAD-dependent oxidoreductase yields MKRIVVIGAGHVGLYVAERLGKKLKSEIKKGQVEVMVIDRNQHMTYQPLLPEAAAGSLSPRHAIIPLRSVLKSCTLVTGEVTRIQHSDKTVTVQPATGPAREIEYDDIVVAPGSVSRPLPVPGLAENAIGFKSIGEAIWLRSHILSRFDVAASTEDPEVRKAALRFVTIGGGFAGCEAMAEMQDACNAIIKKRYPELDPDEMEWYLIEATGRIMPEVGPEMGAYAARQLTKRGVDVRLETVMKSCENGHVVLADGDEFDCDTIIWTAGVMPTPMLKDTDFPLGPKGHIMGNTRLQVIEEDVEDPKNDFGRPIEGAWAAGDSAQIPDTSDFPIPYCTPSAQHAVRQAQVLADNVYAKYINTELKAYEHKYIGSVAGLGLYKGVAHVYGMKVRGFMAWLMHRGYHLMKVPGTSRKARILVDWIVTSLSSREMAQLSEIEEGRRPFEAIASGGKPYRPVDHGTD; encoded by the coding sequence GTGAAACGTATAGTCGTGATAGGTGCCGGTCACGTCGGTCTTTACGTTGCCGAACGATTGGGCAAAAAACTCAAAAGTGAAATAAAGAAGGGTCAAGTCGAGGTTATGGTCATCGACCGTAACCAGCACATGACCTACCAACCGCTTCTACCTGAAGCCGCCGCCGGGTCACTGTCGCCCCGTCACGCGATTATTCCTCTACGTTCCGTACTGAAAAGTTGCACGCTTGTTACCGGTGAGGTCACTCGGATTCAGCATTCCGACAAGACCGTCACCGTCCAGCCCGCCACGGGTCCTGCCCGCGAAATCGAATACGACGACATCGTTGTCGCCCCCGGTTCGGTTTCCCGCCCGCTGCCGGTTCCAGGTCTGGCTGAGAACGCCATTGGTTTCAAGTCCATTGGTGAGGCCATCTGGCTGCGCAGTCACATTCTGTCTCGCTTTGACGTCGCCGCATCGACCGAAGACCCCGAGGTCCGTAAAGCGGCCTTGCGCTTCGTCACGATCGGTGGGGGCTTTGCGGGCTGCGAGGCGATGGCCGAGATGCAGGACGCGTGTAACGCGATCATTAAGAAGCGCTATCCCGAGCTGGATCCCGACGAGATGGAGTGGTACCTCATCGAGGCCACCGGGCGCATCATGCCCGAGGTCGGCCCGGAGATGGGTGCCTATGCCGCCCGTCAGCTGACCAAGCGCGGTGTCGACGTCCGTTTGGAAACGGTCATGAAGTCCTGCGAGAACGGCCATGTGGTTTTGGCCGACGGGGACGAGTTCGACTGTGACACCATCATCTGGACCGCCGGCGTCATGCCCACGCCGATGCTGAAGGACACCGACTTCCCGCTCGGCCCGAAGGGCCACATCATGGGGAACACTCGTCTGCAGGTCATCGAAGAGGACGTGGAAGATCCGAAGAACGACTTCGGTCGTCCCATCGAGGGCGCTTGGGCCGCCGGTGACAGTGCGCAGATCCCTGACACCTCCGATTTCCCCATTCCCTACTGCACGCCGTCGGCGCAGCACGCCGTCCGGCAGGCGCAGGTCTTGGCCGACAACGTCTACGCCAAGTACATCAACACCGAGCTCAAGGCCTATGAGCACAAGTACATCGGTTCGGTCGCCGGTCTGGGACTGTACAAGGGCGTCGCTCACGTGTACGGCATGAAGGTCCGTGGTTTCATGGCCTGGCTGATGCACCGTGGCTACCACTTGATGAAGGTTCCCGGAACGAGCCGTAAGGCCCGTATTCTCGTGGACTGGATCGTGACGTCGCTGTCGAGTCGTGAGATGGCTCAGCTGAGCGAGATCGAGGAGGGACGGCGTCCCTTCGAGGCCATCGCTTCGGGTGGAAAGCCGTACCGTCCCGTGGACCACGGAACCGACTAA
- a CDS encoding YbaB/EbfC family nucleoid-associated protein: MEGSDFNNQAARMREAAADVRAEAQSDDLAVKVIASPGGGIVDMELSHRAFQMSGRELGSTMVEVIGRARIEADQQLSAEVQRIMGVDLPGQGGA, from the coding sequence ATGGAGGGAAGCGACTTCAACAATCAGGCAGCGCGCATGCGAGAAGCGGCGGCGGATGTTCGCGCGGAGGCGCAGTCGGACGATTTGGCCGTGAAGGTGATTGCCTCACCGGGCGGCGGAATCGTGGACATGGAGCTATCGCATCGTGCATTTCAAATGTCGGGTAGAGAATTGGGCTCGACGATGGTCGAGGTAATCGGTCGAGCTCGGATTGAGGCGGATCAGCAGCTCTCCGCGGAAGTTCAGCGAATCATGGGGGTTGATCTCCCGGGGCAAGGAGGGGCTTGA
- a CDS encoding YbaB/EbfC family nucleoid-associated protein translates to MADEQPKSLGEVLAKLEQIQENAQGTLDKMSEMEEEFGGSETVSSSPDGSVTVTLNSDAVITDIDIQDSALRLRGNLVNVVLETIKEAQATHAMKLAKMADQAVPEGNLSRLVEGHMSSTVRDRARDNFD, encoded by the coding sequence ATGGCTGATGAACAGCCTAAAAGTTTGGGCGAGGTTTTGGCCAAGCTGGAGCAGATTCAGGAAAACGCCCAAGGCACATTGGACAAAATGTCCGAAATGGAAGAAGAGTTCGGTGGGAGCGAGACGGTATCCAGTTCGCCGGACGGATCGGTAACCGTCACGTTGAACAGCGACGCGGTCATAACCGACATCGACATCCAAGACTCCGCACTGCGGTTGCGCGGCAACCTTGTAAACGTGGTGCTGGAGACCATCAAGGAAGCTCAAGCCACCCACGCGATGAAACTCGCGAAGATGGCCGATCAAGCCGTTCCAGAGGGCAACCTCTCGCGGCTCGTTGAGGGCCACATGTCTTCGACGGTCCGCGACCGGGCACGCGACAACTTCGATTAG
- a CDS encoding ammonium transporter codes for MDIDTGSNAWILISAALVLLMTPGLALFYGGLTRAKSVVNMMMKCLAALGIVTISWTLLGASLAEGDGGMFFGDLSSGFGLRGVMDLSADDAGVSDGAMSSFAMMFAIITVALIAGAVADRMKFSAWILFTIVWSILVYYPVAYWVWGDGFLAEWGVLDFAGGAAVHVNAGAAALALAVVVGRRIGWREKNGNFAPHNLPMVLLGTGLLWFGWFGFNAGSAFASNAIAGLAMLNTQVATAAAILAWLAVDRMRGVKPSIIGACSGVIAGLVAITPAAGYVSPLGAIGVGAVAGAICPLAVGLKEKLGYDDSLDVVGLHMVAGFWGSIAVGLFAVKETEAGVNGLFYGGGASLLGLQTAGTAIVAVYSFGVALLIGLALKFTVGIRVSKEEELAGIDSAEHGETSYVFPEDLVRDKGVSTLADSTESSDDSSSKEPAQV; via the coding sequence ATGGATATCGACACAGGATCAAATGCTTGGATACTGATATCAGCCGCCCTAGTACTACTCATGACCCCCGGACTCGCCCTGTTCTACGGCGGTCTCACCCGCGCCAAAAGCGTCGTCAACATGATGATGAAATGCCTCGCGGCGCTTGGAATCGTCACCATCTCCTGGACACTGCTCGGCGCTTCACTCGCCGAAGGTGACGGAGGCATGTTCTTCGGAGACCTCTCCAGCGGATTCGGACTACGCGGAGTCATGGACCTCTCCGCCGACGACGCCGGAGTCTCCGACGGAGCCATGAGCTCCTTCGCGATGATGTTCGCCATCATCACCGTCGCGCTCATCGCCGGAGCCGTCGCCGACCGCATGAAGTTCTCCGCCTGGATACTCTTCACCATCGTGTGGTCGATCCTCGTGTACTATCCCGTCGCCTACTGGGTCTGGGGCGACGGATTCCTCGCCGAATGGGGCGTCCTCGACTTCGCCGGAGGAGCCGCCGTCCACGTCAACGCGGGTGCGGCCGCGCTTGCGCTCGCCGTCGTGGTGGGACGCCGTATCGGCTGGCGCGAAAAGAACGGCAACTTCGCGCCGCACAACCTGCCGATGGTCCTCCTTGGCACCGGACTGCTGTGGTTCGGCTGGTTCGGGTTCAACGCCGGTTCGGCCTTCGCCTCCAACGCCATCGCAGGGCTCGCCATGCTCAATACTCAAGTCGCCACCGCCGCCGCCATCCTCGCCTGGCTGGCCGTCGACCGCATGCGCGGCGTCAAGCCCTCCATCATCGGAGCCTGCTCCGGAGTCATCGCCGGTCTGGTCGCCATCACTCCGGCCGCCGGGTATGTGAGCCCGCTGGGAGCCATCGGAGTAGGAGCGGTCGCCGGGGCCATCTGCCCGCTCGCGGTCGGCCTCAAGGAAAAGCTCGGCTACGACGACTCGCTGGACGTCGTCGGCCTCCACATGGTGGCCGGATTCTGGGGCTCCATCGCCGTCGGGCTGTTCGCCGTCAAGGAGACCGAAGCCGGTGTCAACGGCCTGTTTTACGGCGGAGGCGCCTCCCTGCTCGGACTGCAAACCGCAGGCACCGCTATAGTGGCGGTATATTCGTTCGGCGTCGCCCTTCTCATTGGCCTGGCCCTGAAGTTCACCGTTGGAATTCGGGTCAGCAAAGAAGAGGAACTTGCTGGTATCGATTCAGCCGAACACGGCGAGACCTCCTATGTTTTCCCGGAGGATCTGGTGCGGGACAAAGGCGTCTCCACCCTCGCCGATTCCACGGAAAGTTCCGACGATAGTTCCTCGAAGGAACCCGCACAGGTCTAA
- a CDS encoding MBL fold metallo-hydrolase, whose protein sequence is MKLTIIGCAGSFPAPDTPCSAYLVEADGYKLLLDYGTGALGELQKYTDPNSIDAIIITHLHADHFFDACAYAVMRRYGPNAPDHPVPLYGPSATADRIRQSYGGHGELKSPCMTDVYDFHTLQPGGFHLGPFSIRVDRVAHPVETFGVRVEHNGSSLTYTSDSGPCESLEKLAYQSDTLLAEASYLEGRVNPPDVHLTGKEAGEFAAKAGARQLLLTHLVEPWGSADTTLNEARSAYSGPTSIVKPGETYQV, encoded by the coding sequence ATGAAACTGACGATTATCGGTTGTGCGGGCTCATTCCCCGCGCCTGACACCCCATGCTCGGCGTACCTGGTAGAAGCCGATGGATACAAGCTCCTACTGGACTACGGCACGGGGGCGCTCGGTGAACTCCAAAAGTACACGGATCCCAACAGCATCGATGCCATCATCATCACGCATCTGCATGCCGACCACTTCTTCGACGCCTGCGCCTACGCGGTCATGCGTCGCTACGGGCCCAACGCGCCCGACCATCCCGTTCCGCTGTACGGGCCCTCCGCCACCGCCGACCGAATTCGGCAGTCCTACGGCGGCCACGGTGAACTGAAGAGCCCGTGCATGACCGACGTGTACGACTTCCACACGCTACAGCCGGGAGGTTTCCACCTCGGGCCGTTCTCCATTCGCGTCGACCGAGTCGCGCACCCGGTCGAAACGTTCGGGGTTCGTGTGGAGCACAACGGTTCCTCGCTCACCTATACCTCGGACTCCGGTCCCTGTGAATCGCTGGAGAAACTCGCCTACCAGAGCGACACCCTCCTGGCGGAGGCGTCGTACCTGGAAGGTCGCGTCAACCCGCCGGATGTTCACCTCACCGGGAAGGAAGCGGGCGAATTCGCCGCCAAAGCCGGTGCCCGCCAGCTCCTGCTGACTCACCTCGTCGAACCCTGGGGGTCGGCCGACACGACGCTCAACGAAGCCCGCAGTGCCTACTCCGGGCCCACCTCGATCGTCAAACCGGGAGAAACCTACCAAGTGTGA
- the murI gene encoding glutamate racemase, giving the protein MNNAPVGIFDSGIGGLTVARAVADLLPSENLLYVGDTAHLPYGPRSISEVRALSLNICDNLVAQGVKALVVACNSASSASLADIRDRYDIPVVEVIRPAVRRAVAASSTGRVGVIGTQSTISSGAYFDAFNAIPDIDLTAVSAPAFVDFVERGITTGRQLLGLAQNYLSPLQEADVDTVVLGCTHYPLLEGLIGLVLGDDVTLVSSATECARELYRLLTEHDLLAAPGEVGHHEFRCTADPDAFTRNAQRYLGGSFVQQAKPLEDLPELIPETDAGVPASKRATDSIGQTEPDGDGSADT; this is encoded by the coding sequence ATGAACAACGCGCCTGTCGGGATTTTCGACTCTGGTATTGGGGGACTGACCGTAGCCCGAGCGGTCGCCGATCTTCTTCCCTCCGAAAACCTCCTTTACGTGGGCGATACTGCCCACCTGCCGTACGGGCCTCGGTCCATATCCGAGGTCAGGGCACTGTCGTTGAACATCTGTGACAATCTCGTGGCCCAAGGGGTCAAAGCTCTGGTCGTCGCCTGCAACAGCGCCTCCTCAGCCTCCCTGGCCGACATCCGCGACCGTTACGACATCCCGGTCGTCGAAGTCATTCGCCCCGCCGTTCGCCGTGCCGTCGCGGCCTCGTCCACCGGACGGGTCGGAGTCATCGGCACGCAGTCGACCATTTCCTCAGGGGCCTACTTCGACGCGTTCAACGCTATTCCCGACATCGATCTCACCGCAGTGTCCGCCCCCGCGTTCGTCGACTTCGTCGAACGCGGCATCACGACCGGGCGACAGCTACTGGGGCTGGCTCAGAATTACCTCAGCCCCCTACAGGAGGCCGACGTCGATACGGTCGTACTGGGGTGCACACACTATCCGCTCCTGGAAGGGCTGATCGGATTGGTACTCGGCGACGATGTCACCTTGGTGTCGTCGGCGACCGAATGCGCCCGCGAGCTGTATCGACTCCTCACCGAACACGACCTGTTGGCCGCTCCCGGCGAAGTGGGCCACCACGAGTTCCGCTGTACCGCCGATCCCGACGCCTTCACTCGAAACGCGCAACGGTATCTAGGCGGCTCATTTGTCCAGCAAGCAAAACCATTGGAGGATCTCCCCGAGCTCATCCCCGAAACAGACGCAGGTGTCCCGGCCTCCAAACGGGCGACTGACTCTATAGGACAGACTGAACCCGACGGCGACGGTTCAGCCGACACTTAA
- a CDS encoding PLP-dependent cysteine synthase family protein: MARYTDLASTVGQTPLVGLPQLSPGPGVRLWAKLEGHNPTGSVKDRVAAEMIAQAERDGRLRPDSTILEPTSGNTGIAVAMLARRKGYRLIAVMPENTSVERAQLLRAFGAEIEFSPAAGGSNAAVAKAREMAKEHPEWVMLNQYANPANAAAHYKTTGPEILDDLPEITHFVAGLGTTATLMGVGRFLREHRPDVEIVAAEPRYGELVYGLRNLEEGFVPELYDASVLNRRLSVGTEDALRRTREVLNSEGLFVGLSTGAVLHAAYNLGRKAVDAGREADIAVLVADDGWKYLSTGAYSAPADDAAEALEGQIWA, from the coding sequence GTGGCTCGCTATACCGACCTCGCCTCCACTGTCGGCCAGACGCCCTTGGTAGGTCTGCCGCAGCTGTCACCCGGACCGGGAGTTCGGTTGTGGGCCAAGTTGGAAGGCCACAATCCCACCGGTTCGGTCAAGGATCGGGTGGCCGCCGAAATGATCGCGCAGGCCGAACGTGACGGACGTTTGCGACCGGACTCGACGATTCTGGAGCCCACCTCGGGAAACACCGGAATCGCCGTGGCGATGTTGGCGCGCCGTAAAGGCTATCGCCTGATCGCCGTCATGCCGGAGAACACGTCGGTGGAGCGCGCTCAACTGTTGCGGGCCTTCGGAGCCGAGATCGAGTTCTCTCCCGCCGCCGGTGGTTCGAACGCGGCGGTGGCGAAGGCCCGCGAAATGGCGAAGGAGCACCCGGAATGGGTGATGCTGAACCAGTACGCCAATCCGGCCAACGCCGCCGCACATTACAAGACGACCGGCCCGGAGATTCTGGACGATCTGCCCGAGATCACGCATTTCGTGGCAGGTCTGGGAACCACGGCGACACTGATGGGCGTCGGACGTTTCCTGCGGGAACACCGTCCCGACGTCGAGATCGTGGCCGCCGAACCCCGCTACGGCGAATTGGTGTACGGCCTGCGCAATCTGGAAGAGGGCTTTGTCCCCGAACTCTACGACGCCTCGGTATTGAACCGCCGCCTGTCGGTCGGCACCGAGGACGCGCTGCGCCGCACTCGGGAAGTGCTCAATTCCGAAGGGCTGTTCGTGGGCCTCTCCACCGGAGCGGTCCTGCACGCGGCCTACAACCTCGGACGCAAGGCGGTCGACGCGGGCCGTGAGGCCGATATCGCGGTGCTGGTGGCCGACGACGGTTGGAAGTACCTGTCGACGGGTGCTTATTCCGCACCGGCCGACGACGCCGCCGAAGCACTCGAGGGCCAAATCTGGGCCTAA
- a CDS encoding MoaD/ThiS family protein, with product MTVEVRVPTILRTHTDGEKLVKGEGKTLAALFDDLESNFKGIKERVVTEEGSLHRFVNVYINDEDVRFNGGLDAELSDGDEITILPAVAGGM from the coding sequence ATGACCGTTGAAGTCCGTGTACCTACGATTCTGCGCACCCACACCGATGGGGAAAAACTCGTTAAGGGAGAGGGAAAGACCCTCGCGGCCCTGTTCGACGACCTGGAGTCGAACTTCAAGGGAATCAAAGAGCGCGTCGTGACCGAGGAAGGCTCGCTGCACCGCTTCGTCAACGTCTACATCAACGATGAGGACGTGCGTTTCAACGGCGGTCTGGACGCCGAGCTCTCCGACGGAGACGAGATCACGATCCTGCCGGCGGTCGCCGGCGGCATGTAG
- a CDS encoding Mov34/MPN/PAD-1 family protein: protein MLRIAHEMVEAMVAHARADHPEEACGLLVGPEGSGEALRHVPMTNAARSTTFYEFDAQEWKQVYDQMWANDEEVVVAYHSHTATEAYPSRSDAGIAAQMGLPGAHYVLVTTRDPEIAEVRSFTISANADVSEEPIEVVGAPDAVQTYKFAHTPERTVYDCR, encoded by the coding sequence GTGTTGCGAATAGCGCATGAGATGGTTGAAGCGATGGTCGCCCATGCTCGGGCCGACCACCCCGAGGAGGCCTGTGGCCTGCTTGTGGGGCCCGAAGGTTCGGGTGAGGCGCTGCGCCATGTTCCTATGACGAATGCGGCACGATCCACCACTTTCTACGAGTTCGACGCTCAGGAGTGGAAGCAGGTCTATGACCAGATGTGGGCCAATGACGAAGAGGTCGTCGTGGCCTATCATTCGCATACCGCCACCGAGGCCTATCCGTCGCGCTCGGATGCCGGTATCGCCGCCCAGATGGGCTTGCCAGGGGCTCACTACGTACTGGTGACCACCCGTGATCCTGAAATCGCCGAGGTCCGTTCCTTTACGATTTCAGCGAACGCCGACGTTTCAGAGGAACCGATTGAGGTCGTGGGCGCGCCTGACGCCGTGCAGACTTATAAGTTCGCTCATACTCCTGAGCGCACCGTTTACGACTGTCGCTGA
- a CDS encoding MFS transporter gives MSAVTSPPAEANRRFFGPRMVVIAIMMYGLSAPGQTATISVFLDPMIADIGVSRTAISTAYLVGTLIGAIALPSIGRLVDRFGVRTATACIGAGLGAALAILAMASSIFGLAVGFIGIRMLGQGSLTLAASALVSRWYDKRRGFMLGIQAALGAGLISLSPVALERLISYFGDWRLAMAVEAVLVVLILIPMALIGIRNRPADVDQYVDGDPDKAAESRTETGATRGEAIRTPFYWVLVSAVAAAGFFGTSIGFHQIALLGEQGLSTVEAASNFLPQTIAGTTATLLTGYLVDRMGPRILLVTSMFLLSAGLVLATFVTPGWAAIGFGLVFGAGMNAPKAIEAGMTPRYFGTANIASIRGVMASVMIAGTSVAPLLYSKFHDWTGSFTSVLWYSALIPLLVLVAAVVVPLPRYYAEHIATATTQSDHADAG, from the coding sequence GTGTCTGCCGTTACGTCTCCACCGGCTGAAGCCAATCGTCGTTTCTTCGGTCCTCGCATGGTCGTCATCGCCATCATGATGTACGGCCTTTCCGCGCCGGGCCAGACGGCCACGATCTCGGTCTTCCTGGACCCCATGATCGCCGACATCGGTGTCAGCCGTACGGCGATCTCGACGGCCTACCTGGTGGGGACTCTTATCGGAGCCATAGCTTTGCCCAGTATTGGGCGATTGGTGGATCGTTTCGGAGTCCGCACCGCTACCGCCTGTATCGGCGCGGGTCTTGGCGCGGCTCTGGCAATCTTGGCGATGGCGTCAAGCATTTTCGGCTTGGCGGTCGGGTTCATCGGCATTCGCATGCTCGGCCAGGGCTCGTTGACCTTGGCCGCCTCGGCTTTGGTGTCGCGCTGGTACGACAAGCGACGCGGCTTCATGCTGGGGATTCAAGCCGCTCTCGGCGCGGGCCTGATCTCGCTGTCGCCGGTGGCGTTGGAGCGGCTCATCTCCTACTTCGGTGACTGGCGTCTGGCCATGGCCGTGGAGGCGGTGCTCGTCGTGCTCATCCTCATTCCCATGGCTCTCATTGGAATCCGTAACCGCCCCGCCGACGTGGACCAGTATGTGGACGGCGATCCCGATAAAGCAGCTGAGTCACGAACGGAAACGGGAGCGACGCGCGGCGAGGCCATTCGTACTCCCTTCTATTGGGTTTTGGTGTCGGCCGTCGCCGCTGCCGGATTCTTCGGCACCTCGATCGGGTTCCACCAGATCGCGCTGTTGGGCGAGCAGGGTCTGTCCACGGTTGAGGCGGCCTCGAACTTCTTGCCGCAAACGATCGCCGGTACGACCGCGACCTTGTTGACCGGCTACCTGGTCGATCGCATGGGGCCGCGTATTCTTCTGGTCACGTCGATGTTCCTATTGTCCGCTGGACTGGTGCTGGCCACTTTCGTCACTCCCGGCTGGGCGGCCATCGGTTTCGGTCTCGTCTTCGGGGCCGGAATGAACGCCCCCAAGGCGATCGAGGCGGGTATGACGCCGCGTTATTTCGGAACGGCCAATATCGCCTCCATCCGTGGCGTTATGGCTTCGGTGATGATCGCCGGAACATCGGTGGCACCACTGCTGTACTCCAAATTCCATGACTGGACCGGCTCCTTTACCTCCGTACTGTGGTACTCGGCGCTCATTCCGCTCCTGGTTCTGGTGGCTGCGGTCGTCGTTCCCCTCCCCCGCTATTACGCGGAACACATCGCTACGGCCACTACGCAAAGCGACCACGCAGACGCCGGTTAG